The DNA sequence CTGAAATTGGTGGGATTTGGGTTTGAATGTGTGGTCCAAAATCCTTTAGAGAGATGTTCCGACGTCTCTTTCAGTGAAGTGATGAAGCCGTTCAAGCTTTCCGGAGAGgttgggggtggtacctgcatgggactctgatacttaagttagcaaagtTTTAGGCAATTTTTTGTATAAGTTAGAGTTCGAAGAATACTTGAGagtgttagtgtatttatagttgTAGGTGGTAGACTAGTAACCACCTatgaagtagttccacctttgacGGTGGATGGTTACCCTCTTTTGTTAGGAAGGTTATTGAGATCTCTTTTTTAGATCAATAAAAGAGATTgtagaaattaattatttatcaaaataagtcGAGGATAAACTTATGTCAATGTGACCAACTTTCGTAGGGTTGGATAGAGGATCTGGACTTTAGCCTATAAATCATTGATAaggtttttaataattttggtttCGACTTTTATAATAGTCGGATCCAAAATTATAATGTATATACTTaatctaaaataaatatatactaatgaatataaaaataattatgttttaaaaaaaacttgTGAATCAAAGTTTTATTAAATTCATAAATGTTATTATCTTTTACTTGTTATTCATATATATtagacatatttttttattaattttaattattttaattgaacGATAGAATCTATAAATCATCAAATCAATAGAACGGTTTAAGCTTCAGAATATTGTTATGAAGCACAGACACTCTATTGAGTTGTCGTGTTCTCATGTCGGATACATTTTGGACACGACATTCATCGATATTTGTCCAACAGACTAACACGCGTGCCTACTGTATCTAACCGTGtcttaatgaaaaataaaaaattcttctctagACAtatttggacacacctaaatactatcACATGTTAGCATGtctaatcttattcttaacatatatttttgaaataaatttaaatataatatatattattatttattaaaacaaaaaatattttaaatacttgatataattaaaataaaatattaaaatatcataacaatttatctaaaaaatattttatattatatatatatatatatattcatgtatcttataaaattttaaaatttacgtTTTATGTTCTGTGTGTAATGTCCGTACATCATAAGAATATTAAAGACCAAGAAATGTTTAAGTGTTTAACTTGTTAAGATAATATTTTACGAACCCTAATTGGCTTGTCCACGCAGCGATGTACGTGGCAAGATCTGGTTGGCTACGCATACATCATTTCCTTATTTTAACATCAACTATTTAAGACTCAAAATTGTAAATACACAGAGatcgaaaagaaaaaaacaattgGAAAATATACACGGAGCTGGTAGCTACCGACGATCGTCTTTCGGTTCCGATTAGGACCTCACCAACAcagtgggagagagagagagagagacagagagagagagagagagagagagagagagcactcACTTGGTAATTCCTTTCTTCAACCAACGACTTttaattctttcaaattttagttATTCTTGAATTCCTTTAACGCCGTCTTGATTTGATTCCAGGTTAGGGCTCACGGTAATGCTGTAATTCATATGCATAAgcctttttcttattcttttcttttgttttcttttttctttctatcgATTTGCCATTGAATATGAAGTTAAGGATCATGCAttctatttatttgcattttctcGTTATCTTCTAATGCCAAATAGTGATTGACTAGCTCACTAATTTATGGATTTTCTATGACATCTCAATTGTTCAATTTAGTTTTCTAGGATAAGTTGTATTATTTCGTCTTGTTCATGCTTATTTGTGAaaaatccaaatgtatatgaagtTCTAGTTACAGATTTAATTAGCTAATTTAGGGTTTCAGATTTTAACTAAATGATGGTTTATTGTGCTTTTGTGTAGTGCGGAATGATGAGGCTGAAGACATATGCCGGTCTCAGTTTGATCGCAACCCTGGCTATCACATATCATGCATTTAACAGTAGAGGCCAGTTTTATCCGGCAATGGTGTATCTTTCAACTTCCAAGATCAGCTTAGTGCTTCTTCTCAACATGGGTTTGGTTATTATGTGTATTCTATGGCAGTTGACTAAAAAGGTATTCCTGGGTTCTCTTAGAGAAGCTGAGGTAGAAAGGCTTAACGAGCAATCGTGGAGGGAGGTTATGGAAATCCTCTTTGCCATTACTATTTTTAGGCAGGATTTCTCAGTTACATTTCTTGCGATGGTCACAGCGCTATTGTTGATTAAAGCTTTGCATTGGTTGGCTCAAAAGAGGGTTGAGTACATTGAGACAACTCCTACGGTGCCCATGTTGTCCCATGTTCGGATTGTATCTTTTATGGGTTTCCTTCTTCTCCTCGATAGCCTATTCTTATACAGTAATCTGAAGCATCTGCTACAAACATGGCAACCATCAGTTTCGATATTCTTCTCTTTTGAGTAAGCCTTCTTTCTTTTCATTCTCTTGTGCTTAGACAAGTTGCAAAACAAAACATGACTAACGTAAATGCAGAACTATGAATAGTACTCAGCTGAATTTTGGCTTGGATGAGAATTCCTTGACTTAAGAACATGCTCTGTTTCTACCTTGATTCATATTTGAATAAACCCTTGATGTATCAAATTTCTTATTATTGTGGAATCCTTGATTTTTCTTGCAGGACCAAATGCAtatcaataataaatataaatgtgAAATTGACCAACTATTTGGATTAATTTTCCATTTCTTGTTTCCATTGTGGTCATAGTGAAATCTCGTGTTTCTTTTTGTCATTTCATTTGCCAATTCATTTACAAAATCATGAAACATAGAATTCAAGCCATGGTAATAGGAAATGAAAACGGAAACCAAACTTACCCTATTTCCTGATCtttgttttgttttcctttttcgtttttccctgAATGTCTATTTCCTGTTATTTGATAAAGCTCTGCATCCTATTTTTGAAATATCATGTAGTTAGCCACTAATATAATTATCAAGTTTGGCTGCGTATATTATACCTTTCGGTGTGACCTTTCGCCAGATCCTGCATTAGTGCAGGATGCTTGTGCACCGGGCTGCCCTTTTTTATGTAGTTAATTGCAAAATTTTAATATGATAGATTCTTAAAAATTCATGATTAAGCTATCTCATTTGCTTTCTTGATTTTTAATCTTGTCAAACAAAGTGAATTTTATATGTGATACTCagtaaatgttgttttttttattcatatgaataaaTGTAGTTATATGCCTTGTTTGTGTCTCTGATACATATGATTGCATTAATATTTGAAGCTATGATCTTATGAATCACATGGAAAACACTTGTACTATGTTGTAAAACCACAAATAGGATgtatgaaggaaaaaaaaaatactaaatagaaGTGTGTATGTGAGTTTATTCATATGTGCAGTTTCAGTTGTATTTGTTAGCTGATGTATTCTACTAATATTGTGGCGTAATTATATATAATCACAGTTTTCATCAACAAATGATCTTTTCTATCTCAGGTACATGATACTGGCAACGACAACAGTGTCGATTTttgtaaaatatcttttctatgttAGTGACATGCTCATGGAAGGACAATGGGAAAGGAAACCAGTCTTCACATTCTACTTGGAACTTATCAGGGACTTGCTTCACTTGTCTATGTATCTGTGCTTCTTCCTCGTAATTTTTGTGTAAGTGATCAGCCGACTCCTCTTTCAATATTTATGGGAGCCTTTATATCTATTCAATACAGAAGCCATTTAGTTTGCTCATTTTTTAGTCTCTTTTAATATTTACTAACATTTGGTTTATCTCTCAGAAACTATGGTGTTCCTTTGCACTTAATACGGGAGCTCTATGAGACATTTAGGAACTTCAAAGTCCGTGTTGCAGATTACATACGATATCGTAAGATCACTTCAAATATGAACGACCGATTTCCAGATGCAACACCTGAAGAGCTTAATGCGTTAGTTCAAAACCTTAATATCTGCTTACTATTTTGAAGTTTATtgtaataattcttttcttgaaTGCCTAAGCAGAAGTGATGCAACTTGCATTATCTGTCGTGAAGAGATGACTACTGCAAAGAAACTTATATGTGGACATTTGTTTCATGTTCATTGCCTCCGATCATGGTTGGAGCGGCAACATACTTGCCCTACCTGCAGAGCCCTGGTTGTTCCCCCAGAAAATGGGGCAACAGCAACTGTAGGCCAGCAAGGAGCACATCCAGATGGTCATCGACAGGGTAATCATATAGTATAATATTCACTGACAGTTAACCATTACATAAAACATGTTTATAATGCGCAGTTGAACTGTTAGTATTCCCAGGAATCCTGTCTGTCTGGAATCAAAAATGGAAAACTAGAGTTCAAAGTTTGATCCATCAAACTAATGCTTATGTGACTTGCACCTTTTAAACAATTGCTAGTGGAACATATTCATTTTTTAAACCATTTTCATTATAAACCTTTTAATTATGCTTAAGCTCCTTGTTATGAAGTTGTATCCATCATTCATGTTCTGTTTAGGTTTCATGTGAAGCTCATAAAgttactactatatatatattttacatttcaTGGTTTAATTTTTTAACCTTTTCTTTGTCCAATTTTATTATTCCTTGTCGAACACAATTTTGCTTACTTCAAGATTAAATAATCATTTTGCTTCGGAACAGGAACAGGGACTACCACTGGAAGCACAGCTCAAAATGAGGTTGGCAGTGGTGGGGCAACTGATAATTTGAGTCAGCATCAAGCCCGACTTCAAGCTGCTGCCGCAGCAGCAGCTTCAATATATGAGAAGTCTTATGTTTATCCCTCTCCAACATCTTTAGTATGGTATGAATTGTGTTTAGACAATATCCCTGTTTTTTCTACACCTGCTTAAGAAATCAGTCTTATGCTGTGCATTTTGCTGGTTATTGATAGTTTTGTCCAATAAATACATGAAAAAGTGTGCCCtactattttttcttaatttttttttttatttcgagGTCAGTTGTAGTTTATAAAGTGTGTTAATACTGAGGTGTTTTCAATTTCACAGCTCTCCTGGGTACACTCTTCAACCCCCAGTTCAGATGTCTATGGGCGAATCTGTTAACATGGCACTCAATGGAGAACAAGCTTCTAGTGAACAGGCACAACAGCAATTTGTTCTCCCTGGTGGACCAATGATATCCTTTCCTCAAATGGGGCACTTCCATTTTCTTCCTTCCCAAACACGCGGAGCCCCTGCGAATTATGGAGTGGAGTTTGGAGTTGACCCAAATATGCCAAGCTCTCACCTGGAAGCTCATAGAAAACTACTTCAATATCAGATTGAGGTACAGTTGTTTCTCTCTTTAAATCAACATCACATTGTAAGCAGTATGTGTAATCTTTGTGTACTTTTTCgtgaatatataaataaaataaaatgaaatgaaataagtaaaattaattttgatgattATAGTGACCATAGAATGAATTTCTTTTCTCACTCGGCTGTCACCTTAAGAAGTTACATTAAGCACTTGTCATAGCAAATAAACCCAAACAAATTGGTGATATTTAAGTCACATTTTAAGATTTCATGGATATCTCTGGATGGCATGTAGTATCCAACATTAATTCATTCTGGGATACCCAAAATGTGGAGTCCAACTACGTGGTATCATATTGTTAACCCATGAAATCAATGTTACTAACTCAGATTTTTCTATCCTTGCTTTTTAACAGATTCTGCAAAATCAGCTCAAGCTTTTGCAGAGGACAAAGGTTGAAACAGGTGTAGATGAGGGTACATCTTCATCGTCCACATCGACAGCAGATAGCAGAGGCAAGCAAATAGCATCGAGTCATGAGATTCATCGTGAAAAAGAATAACTTCAGCCCCTTATTTCTGGTTTGAACCATGATGATGCTGCCAAATGTAGATATAGGGAGGAAAAAAAAATCACAGCATTGCTTGACCTGAATTTGACTGATATATGCTGTTCATGGCGATATACTAATTTGTGAATGCACAGTACCCCCTCAAATTGTTACATTTAGCCCCCTTTTTGTTATGGGGAATGCATTGTACTAGCTTTTGGAAAATCATACTCTTTATTGTATGATAAATATCTGTACTCCTAACATgtcaattattgttattattatattttgttgtaCATGGAAGTAACAgggattaatttaatattttcacCTCTCCCCAGGTCCCTGGTGATTTATCTCTGCATGTTTCGTAGAGTATAAACTTTTTGGTTCGCGCAAGTTCTTAAATGCGCAATTGGTTAAAGAATTTTAGGGACCTAAAAATTCACATCGtggtatttttgaaataaaactaaacgGCATCAATTCATTGTTTTTGAACACATCAAATAATTAAGGTTGGAATACGCCCTGAGCATGACTCCAATGAAGTTGGACTATTTGAGCTACTGTTGGGTAGTGTTTGTTTTCCAAGTCTGAAGGAATGAGACTTGGTATTGGGTTTGGTAGACACAATTTTAGTGCGTTTAGTACTTTTAAAATGGAGAAACATAAGGAAATGAAATTTACACATAAAGAATTGAAATTtttgtaaattgaaattaaaattttaacaatattttttttaataaataaagatattttaataaatatttttattttatttttatatttatcttgaattaaataaaatactaagacataattcaattttaaatactttatactaaatataatatatagattTAAAATTATCTTGAATTATCTTATACGACAATGTTTGGGAGctaatatctaaaattactttatgtaatataatattcacaattttatatatataacatccataattatatatttattacatctaAAATTACACAATTATTTTAGCgataattaatgaatactaaataagatcATTTTAGACTGTTTAGATTAACTTTTTATTGTCTCCCAAATATTATTGTATCTTATAATATAGAGTAACGCATAATTAgaatgttttatttaagttgtcTTAGATTTCTCCATTGGAAACGTCTCTTTCAGTCTAATTCTTTCTCTCTCCATTATATAcccttatttcttcttcttttcttttcttccattattTTCTCCACCGATTTGCAAGGTTAcgtcttctttcctttttttttaaagcatctctatcttttggtttttattttcgtttttaccTATTTTCATCACCAGAttgttaaaaaaaagagagagaaaatttaaagaaaaaaactaTTGACTGATCATTAGTCGAAAAAGGTTGATTCATACGAAAATGTCAAGTATGAGCCCGTTTCGTGTATCATCTTTCATGATTTAGCCTGTTAATTTGAATCCACGGTAGAAGTAGTAGTTACAATATCTCGAACTAAATTAATCTGATTTTTACAATAAAAtttgaatatgaattttttttgtgaaaaaaaaagtgtgATTGACGTTGATAACACCAAAAAACAAACAAAGCAATAGGAGTAGCGAAAGATGTGTGCGAACGTCCTATGCTAGCCTGTATAGTTGCTTCAACAGAGGAGCTATATGGATAAGAAATACAAGACATCATTAGTCACGGCTGTCCTCTAAAAGAGTAAAGACTAGTAAATTGCTATGTCATGATGCTTGTCGCGTGGGGCCTAAAACACGTAAATGAATGTTTTTGTTTTATACCCATCTGAATTAATTAATTCACCACTCTCTATATTTAATGAAACTTGTGGTTTTTGGATTGAAAGCGATTGAGCTAAAGCAGTAAACTAGAGATTGCATAAAGCAATGGTCGTAACAAACggagaataagagagaagagaaaacagATTTGTGAAGAATAGAAGAAAATGAGATTACTTGATTTGTAAGCAATATTAAATTCCTACACTAATGCACCTGAAGAGTGCACATATATATACTGCAACCAGAACTAAGAAAGCCTAGAAGAGAGTCTTGATAATAACCCAACAGATTCATAACAACTCAATATATACATTATAACACTGCAAAACTAGGTTCTGTTTGTTTCTGAAAACAGGGCAAGACAAGACAAAGAACAAGACATAAAAAGGacagagatacaaaattttgtgttcttgtattctatttggtgataaactagaacaaattatgaaaatttaacttattttcattttttttgatataataataaaagatataattgTAAATAAGTTTTATCTCTTGTTAGTATCCGTGTCCTTCTTGTTAGGATGGACACAATATACACTAATCCAATGTCTCTGAATATAATGTCTCTGTCCAAATCTCCTCTATCAAATACAATTGTGTCTCTGTGTTCTTATCTCAATATCATATCTCTGTAAACAAACATAACTTTCTATCCCTTATATTCCCTCTCAAACTTTGCAGTGGGTGGACTCGCCACTCTAAGTTTGTCTCTGAATTTGGTGAAGAGGTTTAAGGACAGTGGTTTAGCTAGCAAGTTTGCTACTTGATCACTTTCCAGGACGTTGACCATATACAATTCTTTTCGGTTCACCATTACTCTTAAACAATGGAGATAAATTTTCATATGTTTGCACCATGTATGGAGAAAGGGGTTAGCAGCAAGCAAACACACACTTAGATTGCCACAAAATTGTGGGAGCTAAATGGTCGCTTGATTTTGAGCTCCATGAGGGGTTGCTGGGTTGCAATGATCTTTGACTGAGCTGCTACCATCACTTCCCTTCTGAATCAGGTAGATTCATATCTGAAAGAGGTTTACAATAAGTTCTTTCAAAATTGACTATTTGTCCCCCGGAGAATCCAATCCTTAGAATTACTACTGCTTAGCTTTCAATTCGCCTTTGACCATCAAATGGGCAATGTCACGAAATGTCCGCCGAAGTGGACAAATATGGGTACGGATATTTCCAGACAAACCAGTTACAGTAAGACCAACCGAAAATTCAACATTAGTGATGCTCCTACTTATATTAGGTTGTATGTTGCTTCTCCAAGAAACATGTATTATCTACTAATAGACTTTCGATCATCCAAGTCTCTAGTCCAATCATCATCTACAAAAGCCATGATTCTGAAGTCAATTCCTTTATTAAAATAATCCCCTTATCAACTATACCTGTTGCATAAATTGAGCTACTATAGTTACAACATGAGCCAACTCTGGCCTTGATATAGTTAAATATTGCAAAGCACCAACAAATAACAATCTCCCTATAATGTTTTGGATTTTCATAATCTTCAAAATCATTGGTAGTCAATTTAAGAGATGAATCATTGGAGTAGGCATAACATTGCCTATGACCATTTTTGATTTGTTGAGAAGATCAGTAGCATATTTTTGTTGAGTAACAAGCAAGCTACTTCCTAGTAAATGCTTGAATTCTAAACCCAAAAAATAATTGAGTTTACCAGGATCTTCTAAAGAAAACCTTTGGTTAAAATCAGCTAGCTattaaagattcaatttcaaATGAATTACTCCTTGTGATGACAATATTGTCTATATATACCAAAACAAAATCGGTAGAGGTGTTAGTATATctaataaac is a window from the Arachis hypogaea cultivar Tifrunner chromosome 1, arahy.Tifrunner.gnm2.J5K5, whole genome shotgun sequence genome containing:
- the LOC112800817 gene encoding ERAD-associated E3 ubiquitin-protein ligase HRD1B codes for the protein MMRLKTYAGLSLIATLAITYHAFNSRGQFYPAMVYLSTSKISLVLLLNMGLVIMCILWQLTKKVFLGSLREAEVERLNEQSWREVMEILFAITIFRQDFSVTFLAMVTALLLIKALHWLAQKRVEYIETTPTVPMLSHVRIVSFMGFLLLLDSLFLYSNLKHLLQTWQPSVSIFFSFEYMILATTTVSIFVKYLFYVSDMLMEGQWERKPVFTFYLELIRDLLHLSMYLCFFLVIFVNYGVPLHLIRELYETFRNFKVRVADYIRYRKITSNMNDRFPDATPEELNASDATCIICREEMTTAKKLICGHLFHVHCLRSWLERQHTCPTCRALVVPPENGATATVGQQGAHPDGHRQGTGTTTGSTAQNEVGSGGATDNLSQHQARLQAAAAAAASIYEKSYVYPSPTSLVCSPGYTLQPPVQMSMGESVNMALNGEQASSEQAQQQFVLPGGPMISFPQMGHFHFLPSQTRGAPANYGVEFGVDPNMPSSHLEAHRKLLQYQIEILQNQLKLLQRTKVETGVDEGTSSSSTSTADSRGKQIASSHEIHREKE